Below is a window of Flavobacteriales bacterium DNA.
GTATTTTCAGGCCGGCGAATACGATAAGGCAGTACTTTATTACGAAAAACTGTACAATAAAAATCAGGCCGATTTCTACTACAATTACTACGTAAAATGCCTGATTGAATTAAAGCAATACAAGGACGCCGAAAAAATAATCCGTAAACAACAACGGAAAAATCCGGGGAATCTGAAGTATTATGTCGACCTCGGGGAATTGTATAAAGTGCAGGATGATCCGGCAAAAGCAAAAAAGGAATTCGATAACGCCATAAAAGATTTAACAGCCGAAACACAACAGGTGCAAAATCTCGCTAACGCTTTTCGCGATAAAGGAGAATTGGATTATGCATTGGCGGCTTATGAAAAAGGAGATCGCCTTACAGGTGGAGTGCTTAAATACAGAATGCAAAAAGCGGAACTCTACAACATGAAAGGATTAACCGAACAAATGGTAGAGGAGTATTTATCACTGATTGATGATAATCCGAACAATATTACCAATGTAGAAAACCAGCTTTCATTTGCCGTTAATTTCGAAGATCCCGAAAATCCCCGCATCGAAGTATTGCGTGTCGCTTTATTAAAACGAATTCAAAAACATCCGGATAATTCATCTTACACCGAATTGCTTATTTGGTTTTTTCAGCAAAAGGGAGATTTAGCTTCTGCATTTAATCAGATTAAGGCGATTGATAAACGACAAAAAAAGGATGGTTACGAATTGCTGGATTTTGGCCGGCTTTGTAAATCAAATGAAGATTATGATTTGGCTGCGAAATGCTTCGATTATATCATCACCGAAAAAGGGAAGTCGAGTCCCTATTACCTCGAAGCAAAAATTGAAATGGTGGATGTACTTTCCAGAAAAGTGCTGGACCGCAGAATTTACGATCAAAACGATTTGCTTACACTTGAGAAATTGTACAATGAAACCTTACTTGAACTGGGAAAAAGTTCTTCTACTGTGGGATTAATCCGTGGTCTGGCTAAAGTGAAAGCCTATCACTTGCACGATAGTCAGGCTGCAATTACCTTATTATACGAAGCACTTAATCTCCCGGGAATTTCATTAATGACGGAGGCCGAGATTAAATTAGAAATGGCAGATGTTTTACTGATGCAGGGAAATATTTGGGATGCATCATTGTATTATTCGCAAGTGGAGAAAGCATTTAAGCATGAGCCAATCGGGCATGAAGCCAAATTGCGCAATGCAAAAATTTCGTTTTATACCGGAGATTTTTCCTGGGCACAGGCACAGTTGGATGTATTGAAAGCATCGACCTCTAAACTTATTTCCAACGACGCCATGCAATTGTCGCTGTTGATTACCGATAATCTGGGAATGGATTCCTTGCCCGATGCTATGAAGCTTTATGCAGAAGCAGATTTGCTGGTTTATCAGAATCGTTTTGATGAAGCTTTAAAAAAACTGGATACGCTCAACGGAAAATTTCCGTGGCATGGACTAGCCGATGAATCGCGTTTTCTTCGTTACAGAATGTTTATGCAGCAACGCGATTACGAACATGCTGCTGAAGAATTACAATTTATTATCGATAATTTTTCGCAGGATATATTAGGGGATGATGCCCTTTTCCGAATGGCGGAACTGGAGCAGTATTATTTTAATCAACCCGAAAAAGCGGCCGAGTTGTATAAAAAACTCATGTTCGACCATCCGGGAAGTCTCTATGTAGTAGAAGCCCGAAAACGATTCCGTACACTTCGCGGAGAAAAAATTAATTAAACAAATTGTCAATGATACTTTACAATGTAACCGTAAACATCGATCACGATGTGGAGCAGGAATGGTTGAAGTGGATGAAAGAAGTTCATATTCCGGATGTATTGCGTACCGGGATGTTTATAGAAAATAAAATTTGTAAGATTTTGGCAGAATCGGAAGGGGGGACGTCTTATTCTGTTCAGTATTTGTGTAAGGACATGCCTACTTTTCAGCAGTACGAAGAAACGTTTGCTCCTGCTTTACGTGCCGAGCACACAGAAAAATACAAAGGTAAATTCGTCGCCTTTCGCACTTTATTAGAAGTGGTGCATCACGATAAAAACTAAGAAGCGCATTAATGCTGATGCGGTGGTGGTCCGCCGTATTGACCCGGATATTGTCCCTGCGGTTTTTGATCGGTGGCCGATTGCTTTTTGAAATTGCGGAACGTATATGTGATCTGCAATTGAAAATAGCGGTTCATCACATTATTGCGGGTGTCTTCAATATACGTTTCGGTAACCGTACGATTAATGCTGTTGTTTTGATTCAGTAAATCGTATGCGATAATCCGAACATCGAGCAGACGATCCTTCAAAAATTTATATCCGAAGCCTGCATTCCACAAAACAAAATCGCGATTGTATTCTTTTTCCAATCCCCGATACATACTGTGTGTTACATCGGTTGCAAAAACAAATCCTTTACCAAACAACCAGTTTATTTTTCCGGTGGTGTTCTGGATATAATAATTGTTGTCGGAATTGGTTTGTAAAGTATTATTTACCACTGCGTAATTTCCGTTAAAGCCAAATGAGAAATCGATTTTTTCGGAGAAGTTGGAAGCGAGTGTAAATCCTGCTGTATAGGTGTAACTCGAAGCAAGATTTTTTTGGTCGTTTACCATACCGGGAGTCCGGAGGTAATTGATTCCTAAATTCAGATTTGCATTACTTTTTAAAGGCGCCATCGGGAATCCCCAGCTAAAGTAGGTGCGTAATTGCTGATTGCCGCTGAGATTGACATAGCGATTGTATTGAGCGCCTTTTTTTAATAATACATTTCCGTTAAGTAAGGTGTCGCTTTCTGCAATGAAGGCTGAATTACCAATGTAATTTTGCGTTAAACTTCCGAACATCATCCAGAAAATACTGGTGCCTTCTTCCACGTTCGATTTCATCCAGCGTCCGAATAAACGATGCGTGTAGGATTGAACTAAATCCGGATTTCCGCCTTTAAGTAAAAGGGTGTTGGTGTTGTCGATTACATTTTGCAACTGACTCGCCGTTGGTGCGTCGGTAGAAGTCCGGTAATTGAGCCGGATATTGCTTTGCTTGTTAAAGGCATAATACATCGACACCGTAGGCAAAACTGAGAGAAAATCTTTGTCCACATTAAACGCCACCGGATAGGTTTGATCGGAAGTAAGTGTAGCGTATTGTCCGTTTAACGTTACCTGGTAATTAAAATTATCGCCTTTGTTATACCGATAGGTTATGCCACCTTTTTGTGCAAAATACTGTGTTGCAAATTTGCTGGTTAAAGCAGTATCCAGAATGGTATGATCCGATACGGTTGAATCGTAACTCAAGGTTGTTTTTTCTGCCGTACTCCATGTGAAATTCGGATTGTAGGTGAATTGAAGTTGACCGAACTTACCTGCCGGTTCGGTATAGGTAATGTTTACTCCTTCATTGTGTGATGTGCTATTCTGGTCGTTTACCTGATCAAGTACAATTAAACTATCGGTAGAAAAATAATAGCGGTTGGTAGAATTCAGGTAACCATT
It encodes the following:
- a CDS encoding tetratricopeptide repeat protein — protein: MKKILLLILILCPFFAMAQPSNDQQLAVQYFQAGEYDKAVLYYEKLYNKNQADFYYNYYVKCLIELKQYKDAEKIIRKQQRKNPGNLKYYVDLGELYKVQDDPAKAKKEFDNAIKDLTAETQQVQNLANAFRDKGELDYALAAYEKGDRLTGGVLKYRMQKAELYNMKGLTEQMVEEYLSLIDDNPNNITNVENQLSFAVNFEDPENPRIEVLRVALLKRIQKHPDNSSYTELLIWFFQQKGDLASAFNQIKAIDKRQKKDGYELLDFGRLCKSNEDYDLAAKCFDYIITEKGKSSPYYLEAKIEMVDVLSRKVLDRRIYDQNDLLTLEKLYNETLLELGKSSSTVGLIRGLAKVKAYHLHDSQAAITLLYEALNLPGISLMTEAEIKLEMADVLLMQGNIWDASLYYSQVEKAFKHEPIGHEAKLRNAKISFYTGDFSWAQAQLDVLKASTSKLISNDAMQLSLLITDNLGMDSLPDAMKLYAEADLLVYQNRFDEALKKLDTLNGKFPWHGLADESRFLRYRMFMQQRDYEHAAEELQFIIDNFSQDILGDDALFRMAELEQYYFNQPEKAAELYKKLMFDHPGSLYVVEARKRFRTLRGEKIN
- a CDS encoding DUF4286 family protein, whose protein sequence is MILYNVTVNIDHDVEQEWLKWMKEVHIPDVLRTGMFIENKICKILAESEGGTSYSVQYLCKDMPTFQQYEETFAPALRAEHTEKYKGKFVAFRTLLEVVHHDKN